Proteins from a genomic interval of Thunnus maccoyii chromosome 1, fThuMac1.1, whole genome shotgun sequence:
- the il17a/f2 gene encoding interleukin 17a/f2 — protein sequence MKLRHSVCTLLLLCCSALWVASSSEVKVSSPPPGCDSLLTLSSEISSLSEGNGNIHSRSVSPWRWKSSTVKNRIPSTLWEAECSSSFCSSPNPGQTDRHNLNSVPIYQSVLVLNRQEKGHCYTAKYHSVAVGCTCVLAQTKQS from the exons ATGAAGCTGAGACACAGCGTCTGCACTCTGCTGCTG ttaTGTTGCAGTGCATTGTGGGTAGCGTCCTCCTCCGAGGTAAAGgtttcatctcctcctcctggaTGTGACTCCCTGTTGACCCTCTCCTCAGAGATCTCCTCCCTGTCTGAAGGAAACGGGAACATCCACAGCAGATCCGTGTCTCCGTGGCGATGGAA ATCGTCCACAGTGAAGAACCGGATCCCTTCCACCCTCTGGGAGGCcgagtgcagcagcagcttctgcTCCAGTCCCAACCCGGGTCAGACGGACCGACACAACCTGAACTCGGTCCCCATCTACCAGAGCGTCCTGGTCCTGAACCGGCAGGAGAAGGGACACTGCTACACTGCGAAGTACCACTCTGTGGCTGTCGGCTGCACCTGCGTCTTGGCCCAAACCAAGCAGAGCTGA
- the LOC121903778 gene encoding membrane progestin receptor beta-like — translation MPRVSFALPSLSLTFLPPLARLLPSLPATVRDVDVPPLFRERFILSGYRPVGLTWPCYVLSLFQIHNETVNVWSHLLAAACVVARFLLFMGPEGQGFSVDASSLPLVLYVFSAVTYLSCSAAAHLLQSHSEQAHYSLFFLDYMGVGVYQYGCALALCLYSSDAAWTQSMLGQIFLPAAALLAWFSCSTCCYAKLRFRRPYPLHRKLYQVVPMGVAYILDISPVAHRLATQSWTSNSALPLHGLQVVLFLLSAFFFSCPIPERFSPGRYDIIGHGHQLFHLLLSFCTLAQQEALFRDFLWRRPALVREFGEEHLLLACASFPCLMLCCVMTALAMRRRAKKQLMKEQR, via the exons ATGCCTCGGGTGTCGTTCGCCCTTCCCTCGCTGTCCCTTACCTTCCTCCCCCCGCTGGCCCGCCTCCTGCCATCCCTGCCCGCCACTGTGCGGGACGTGGACGTGCCCCCTCTGTTTCGGGAGCGCTTCATCCTGTCAGGGTACCGTCCTGTGGGCCTGACATGGCCTTGCTACGTCCTCAGCCTCTTCCAGATCCACAACGAGACAGTGAACGTGTGGAGCCACCTGCTGGCCGCCGCCTGTGTGGTCGCCAGGTTCCTGTTGTTCATG GGTCCTGAAGGTCAGGGGTTTTCTGTGGACGCCTCCTCGCTGCCTCTGGTCCTCTATGTCTTCTCTGCCGTCACATACCTGAGCTGCAG CGCTGCGGCTCACCTGCTGCAGTCTCACTCGGAGCAGGCGCATTACTCGCTCTTCTTCCTGGACTACATGGGCGTGGGCGTCTACCAGTATGGCTGCGCTCTGGCTCTGTGCCTGTACAGCTCGGACGCCGCCTGGACACAAAGCATGCTGGGACAG ATCTTTCTCCCGGCCGCCGCCCTTCTCGCCTGGTTCTCCTGCTCCACCTGCTGTTATGCAAAGCTTCGTTTCCGGCGGCCGTACCCACTCCACAGGAAGCTCTACCAGGTGGTCCCGATGGGCGTGGCCTACATACTGGACATCAGCCCTGTCGCCCACCGCCTCGCCACCCAAAGCTGGACCAGCAACTCTGCACTCCCACTGCATGGCCTGCAG GTGGTGCTGTTTCTGCTGTCcgccttcttcttctcttgccCCATACCTGAGCGTTTCTCCCCCGGCCGCTATGACATCATCGGCCATGGCCACCAGCTCTTCCACCTCCTTCTGTCCTTCTGCACGCTGGCCCAGCAGGAAGCGCTGTTCCGGGACTTCCTGTGGAGGCGGCCAGCGCTGGTCAGAGAGTTCGGAGAGGAGCACCTCCTGCTGGCCTGTGCCTCCTTCCCCTGCCTGATGCTCTGCTGCGTGATGACGGCGCTTGCCATGAGGCGGCGAGCTAAAAAACAACTGATGAAAGAGCaaagatag